Below is a genomic region from Candidatus Stygibacter australis.
TTCTGAGAGAGGATATTGCCGGAACCTGCGTGATAACGGGTAAAGCTGCTGAAGATGGAATTGTACTGCCGGAATATCATAATAAATACAGCATGAGCGAATTTACGCAAATGAGCGACATCTATGAGAAGAATTACCGCACTCGAGAGATATATCAGAAGTTTGCCGGACGCTGGTTAAAGCTTAATCCTCCGGCAAAAGCACTTTCTACCTCAGAGCTAGATGCATTATATGCCCAGCCATTCAGTCGCATGCCACATCCAATATATCAGGGTCAGAAAATAACTGCTTATGAACAGATCCGTAATTCTGTAACAACTCACAGGGGCTGTTTTGGTGGATGTAATTTTTGCGGGATAGGCTATCATCAGGGCAAAAGCATACAATCCAGGTCAGCAGTTTCAGTCCTTAAGGAATTGCAAGAGATAGCAGCGGAAGATGATTTTCATGGTACAATATCCGATCTGGGTGGAGCATCAGCAAATATGTATGGCATGTATTGCCGGGAGAATATTTCAGCAACCTGCAAAAGAACTTCCTGCCTGTATCCTGATATTTGTAAGAATTTGAGTACTGACAGTAAATCTTTGCAGAATCTGCTTAAAAGAGCGGCGCGGTTACCGGAAATCAAGCACTTATTTGTCGCATCAGGCATTCGCTTTGATCTGGCACTTAAGGATAAAGAGTATATCAAACAGATAGCAGAGAGTCATACTGGTGGTTTATTGAAGCTTGCACCTGAGCATAAGAGCGATAAAGTGTTGAATTTGATGCAGAAACCAGGATTTGAGATGTATCAGGAATTCTTGAAAGAATTCAGCAGATACAGCCGGGAAGCCGGGAAAAAACAGTCAATTGTTCCCTATATGATCATTGGTCACCCAGGAGCTAATCTGACAGATACAATAGAACTGGCAATGTATTTGAAAAGAGAAAATGTGAAACTGCGTCAAGTGCAGGAATACATTCCGCTACCGATGACAGCCAGTGCCAGGATGTACTACACGGGTGAAGATCTGCAGGGAAATAAAATTCATGTGGCAAAAGGCAGAGAACTGCGTTTGATGAAAGCCCTGGTGCAGTGGTATATCCCGCAGAATCGCAAGCTGGTGATCGAAGCCTTGAATAATGCCGGCAGAAGGGACCTGATCAAATTTTTTATTAATTAAAGTGATATTAATCTTATAAAATTA
It encodes:
- a CDS encoding YgiQ family radical SAM protein; translation: MSKKILPVSKAELSESGWSQPDIILISGDAYVDHPSFAVAMIGRWLESNGYKVGIIAQPDWQDPASFTILGKPRLFFGVTSGNMDSMINKYTAQRKLRSEDAYSPDGAIDKRPDRATLVYSQILHSLYKDVPIVLGGIEASMRRLPHYDYWSDKLRNSILFDSRAQFLVYGMGERAVLEIAESLDQNPEFLREDIAGTCVITGKAAEDGIVLPEYHNKYSMSEFTQMSDIYEKNYRTREIYQKFAGRWLKLNPPAKALSTSELDALYAQPFSRMPHPIYQGQKITAYEQIRNSVTTHRGCFGGCNFCGIGYHQGKSIQSRSAVSVLKELQEIAAEDDFHGTISDLGGASANMYGMYCRENISATCKRTSCLYPDICKNLSTDSKSLQNLLKRAARLPEIKHLFVASGIRFDLALKDKEYIKQIAESHTGGLLKLAPEHKSDKVLNLMQKPGFEMYQEFLKEFSRYSREAGKKQSIVPYMIIGHPGANLTDTIELAMYLKRENVKLRQVQEYIPLPMTASARMYYTGEDLQGNKIHVAKGRELRLMKALVQWYIPQNRKLVIEALNNAGRRDLIKFFIN